One window of Cryobacterium arcticum genomic DNA carries:
- a CDS encoding LacI family DNA-binding transcriptional regulator — protein sequence MAVSVREVAALAKVSVGTVSNVMNRPDKVSPDTVERVQAAIRQLGFVRNDAARQLRAGRSRSIGLVVLDVGNPFFTDLARGAEKRAAEAGLTVLLGNSDDDVLRENAYLDLFEEQRVFGVLVSPVDDANERLAGLRERGTATVLIDREAGDQSFSSVSVDDPAGGFAAAKHLLERGRRRLAFVGGPASLRQVADRLAGARRAVAEQAGASLDVIETTALSVLEGRRAGEAILARPQAERPDAVFAANDLLALGVLQALNMSGGIRVPGDIALIGYDDIAFAAAAVVPLSSIRQPSELIGYTAVDLLLREAAGGAAAEHEQVVFQPELVVRASTGG from the coding sequence TGTCGAACGTGATGAACCGTCCGGACAAGGTATCGCCGGACACCGTGGAGCGGGTGCAGGCCGCCATCCGCCAACTGGGCTTCGTGCGCAACGACGCCGCCCGCCAGCTGCGCGCCGGGCGGAGCCGCAGCATCGGCCTGGTCGTTCTCGACGTGGGCAATCCGTTCTTCACCGACCTGGCGCGCGGCGCGGAGAAGCGTGCCGCCGAGGCGGGCCTGACCGTGCTGCTGGGCAACAGCGACGATGACGTCCTGCGCGAGAACGCCTACCTCGATCTGTTCGAGGAGCAGCGCGTGTTCGGGGTTCTCGTGTCGCCGGTCGACGACGCGAACGAGCGTCTCGCCGGGCTGCGGGAGCGCGGAACGGCCACGGTCCTGATCGACCGCGAGGCGGGTGACCAGAGTTTCTCCTCGGTGTCCGTGGACGACCCGGCCGGGGGCTTCGCCGCTGCGAAGCACCTGCTGGAGCGCGGCCGGCGGCGGCTGGCCTTCGTCGGCGGACCCGCGAGCCTCCGCCAGGTCGCCGACCGGCTCGCCGGCGCCCGCCGGGCTGTGGCCGAGCAGGCCGGCGCGAGTCTCGACGTGATCGAGACCACGGCGTTGTCGGTCTTGGAAGGCCGCCGGGCCGGAGAAGCCATCCTGGCGAGGCCACAGGCCGAGCGCCCGGACGCGGTCTTCGCGGCGAACGACTTGCTCGCCCTCGGCGTGCTCCAGGCCCTGAACATGAGCGGCGGCATCCGGGTCCCGGGTGATATCGCCTTGATCGGATACGACGACATCGCCTTCGCCGCGGCGGCCGTCGTACCGCTGTCGTCGATCCGCCAGCCGAGCGAGCTGATCGGCTACACGGCCGTTGACCTGCTCCTGCGGGAGGCGGCGGGCGGTGCCGCGGCCGAGCACGAGCAGGTCGTCTTCCAGCCCGAACTCGTGGTGCGGGCGTCCACCGGAGGCTGA
- a CDS encoding MFS transporter, protein MFRSLSVVNYRIWFAGALVSNVGTWMQRTAQDWIVLTQLTDYNATAVGIVMALQFGPQLLLMPWSGLIADRFDRRKLLMLTQSLMGMLGLGLGIITVTGVVELWHVYLFALALGVVAAIDAPARQTFVSELVPDDNLSNAVALNSASFNGARLIGPAAAGVLTVAVGAGWVFLINAVTFAFTVFAMTLLRTKQLRKQPRAPRERGQLMAGFRYVWHRPDIVAVLITVFLVGTFGFNFAIFTSTMATVEFGMGASEFGMLSSIMAVGSVAGALLSARRSRPRMRLVIGGAFFFGLSCTVAALMPTYLTFAISLAFVGLASLTLMTTANAYVQTTTEPAMRGRVMALYMAIFAGGTPLGAPLVGWVADQYGPRWSIGVAAVSGLLAAAVVLFWMIKYQSLRVRIRPRTSPRTPRFNVRHRGDGRPLTSAIRVVSEKAAAAERDRDRETATREIAVIEATTPR, encoded by the coding sequence ATGTTCCGCTCCCTGAGCGTGGTCAATTACAGGATCTGGTTCGCCGGCGCCCTGGTGTCCAATGTGGGCACCTGGATGCAGCGCACGGCCCAGGACTGGATCGTGCTGACCCAGCTCACCGACTACAACGCCACCGCGGTGGGCATCGTGATGGCCCTGCAATTCGGGCCCCAACTGCTGCTGATGCCGTGGTCGGGTCTCATCGCGGACAGGTTCGACCGGCGCAAGCTGCTCATGCTCACCCAGTCCCTCATGGGCATGCTGGGCCTCGGCCTGGGCATCATCACCGTCACGGGCGTGGTCGAGCTCTGGCACGTCTACCTCTTCGCCCTCGCCCTGGGCGTGGTGGCCGCCATCGACGCCCCCGCCCGGCAGACCTTCGTCTCCGAGCTGGTTCCCGACGACAACCTCTCGAACGCCGTGGCGCTCAACTCGGCCTCGTTCAACGGCGCCCGGCTGATCGGACCGGCCGCGGCCGGTGTGCTCACGGTGGCGGTCGGCGCCGGCTGGGTCTTCCTGATCAACGCCGTGACCTTCGCCTTCACGGTGTTCGCCATGACGCTCCTCCGCACCAAACAACTCCGCAAGCAACCGCGCGCGCCACGCGAGCGCGGCCAACTGATGGCCGGCTTCCGCTACGTGTGGCACCGACCTGACATCGTCGCCGTGTTGATCACGGTGTTCCTGGTGGGCACCTTCGGGTTCAACTTCGCGATCTTCACCTCCACCATGGCCACCGTGGAGTTCGGCATGGGTGCCAGCGAGTTCGGCATGCTGAGCTCGATCATGGCGGTGGGCAGCGTGGCCGGCGCCCTGCTGTCCGCGCGGCGGAGCCGCCCGAGGATGCGCCTGGTGATCGGCGGTGCGTTCTTCTTCGGCCTCTCCTGCACGGTCGCGGCGCTGATGCCCACCTATCTCACCTTCGCGATCTCGCTCGCGTTCGTGGGGCTCGCCTCGCTCACCCTGATGACCACGGCGAACGCCTATGTACAGACCACCACAGAGCCCGCCATGCGCGGCCGGGTGATGGCGCTGTACATGGCCATCTTCGCCGGCGGCACCCCGCTCGGCGCCCCGCTGGTGGGCTGGGTGGCCGACCAGTACGGTCCACGCTGGTCGATCGGCGTCGCCGCCGTGTCGGGGCTGCTCGCGGCCGCCGTCGTGCTGTTCTGGATGATCAAATACCAGAGCCTGCGCGTGCGCATCCGGCCGCGCACCTCGCCCCGCACGCCACGATTCAATGTGCGGCACCGGGGCGACGGGCGTCCGCTCACCTCGGCCATCCGCGTCGTGTCGGAGAAGGCCGCCGCGGCGGAACGCGACCGTGATCGCGAGACCGCGACGCGGGAGATCGCCGTCATCGAGGCGACCACTCCGCGCTGA
- a CDS encoding MarR family winged helix-turn-helix transcriptional regulator, translating into MTLLPPTPPAAAPHTKRRTVAELSHDFRLANGRLARRVRQEQAENELTGGQFSALGAVFRLGPMTLSALSEEERVTPPSMNRTVNALVQAGLVDRAGSAEDGRKVILTVTPAGLALVKETRRRRDDWIAKRILRLTPEQRQVLAAATDIMKELTDS; encoded by the coding sequence ATGACTCTCCTTCCTCCGACTCCCCCTGCCGCGGCGCCGCACACGAAGCGCCGCACCGTCGCCGAACTGAGCCACGACTTCCGCCTGGCCAACGGCCGGCTTGCCCGGCGCGTGCGCCAGGAACAGGCCGAGAACGAACTCACCGGCGGCCAGTTCTCGGCCCTCGGCGCCGTCTTCCGACTGGGGCCGATGACCCTCAGCGCGCTCAGCGAGGAGGAACGGGTCACCCCGCCCTCGATGAATCGCACCGTGAACGCGCTGGTGCAGGCGGGCCTGGTCGACCGGGCCGGCTCGGCCGAAGACGGCCGCAAGGTCATCCTCACCGTCACCCCGGCCGGGCTGGCCCTCGTGAAGGAGACTCGCCGCCGCCGCGATGACTGGATCGCCAAACGCATCCTGCGGCTCACCCCCGAGCAGCGCCAGGTTCTGGCCGCCGCCACCGACATCATGAAGGAGCTCACCGACAGTTGA
- a CDS encoding alpha/beta fold hydrolase, which translates to MPTFIDEYGVPIVYYAWPVDHPRAIVQLVHGVGEHALRYREVARALNLAGYTVYADDHRGHGQTGMRQHGGNAEMLGRLGPGGLRAAVAAVHGFSDEIRRLTLEQAEPGEPALPLVLVGHSWGSFMAQMLVNQHPDDYQAVVLTGTAYRWPGYLDSGDLNRKHKHLGSTGAEWLSRDPAVAAAFVADPLTTSVPLARLFGLRDAARILGRPARGLPAGLPLLIQVGGDDPVGGERSAQKLAQVYRRRSGLTDVRVIVYPGARHEVFNETNRDEVLADLVSWLNTYLPEPAGTAPTDD; encoded by the coding sequence GTGCCCACCTTCATTGACGAATACGGCGTCCCCATCGTGTACTACGCCTGGCCGGTCGACCATCCCCGCGCCATCGTGCAGCTCGTGCACGGGGTGGGCGAACACGCCCTGCGCTACCGCGAGGTGGCGCGCGCGCTGAACCTGGCCGGGTACACCGTCTACGCCGACGATCACCGTGGCCACGGGCAGACCGGGATGCGCCAGCACGGTGGCAACGCCGAGATGCTCGGCCGGCTCGGCCCTGGCGGTCTGCGCGCCGCGGTCGCGGCCGTACATGGCTTCAGCGACGAGATCCGCCGGCTCACGCTCGAGCAGGCCGAGCCCGGGGAGCCGGCCCTGCCGCTGGTGCTGGTCGGGCACAGCTGGGGGTCGTTCATGGCCCAGATGCTCGTCAACCAGCATCCCGACGACTACCAGGCCGTCGTTCTCACCGGCACCGCCTACCGCTGGCCCGGCTATCTCGACAGCGGCGACCTCAACCGCAAACACAAGCACCTGGGCTCGACCGGCGCCGAATGGCTCAGCCGGGACCCGGCCGTGGCGGCGGCGTTCGTGGCCGATCCGCTCACGACGAGCGTGCCGCTGGCCAGGCTGTTCGGGCTGCGGGATGCCGCCCGCATCCTCGGCCGCCCGGCCCGCGGCCTCCCCGCCGGGTTGCCCCTGCTCATCCAGGTCGGCGGCGATGACCCGGTCGGCGGGGAGCGCAGCGCGCAGAAGCTCGCCCAGGTCTACCGGCGCCGCTCGGGGCTGACGGATGTGCGGGTGATCGTCTACCCCGGCGCCCGGCACGAGGTGTTCAACGAGACCAACCGCGACGAGGTGCTCGCCGACCTGGTCTCCTGGCTCAATACGTACCTCCCCGAGCCCGCCGGAACGGCCCCGACCGACGATTAG
- a CDS encoding lipoate--protein ligase family protein yields MHGEYKVPGGKLVVVDLEVVDNVISGFRLAGDFFLEPDDALEDINAAVNGLAADSDAATIAAAVRAALPPEATLLGFSPESVAVAVRRSLAHASSWRDYDWQLIHAKAVPPVMQMALDEVLAVEVGEGRRQPTLRIWEWNEPAVVIGSFQSLKNEVDAVNAEKHGFTVVRRVSGGGAMFMEAGSVITYSIYAPTELVHGMTFADSYAFLDEWVITALKSLGIDAHYQPLNDITSPTGKIGGAAQKRLGSGAVLHHVTMSYDMDGEKMVQVLRIGREKLSDKGITSAAKRVDPLRSQTGLSRAEIIDRMKQTFTSLYGATPGDITDEEYAKAADLVESKFSTDEWIGRVP; encoded by the coding sequence ATGCATGGTGAATACAAGGTTCCTGGCGGCAAGCTCGTTGTGGTCGACCTCGAGGTCGTCGACAACGTCATCAGCGGTTTCCGTCTGGCCGGGGATTTCTTCCTCGAACCCGACGACGCCCTCGAGGACATCAACGCCGCGGTGAACGGTCTCGCCGCCGACAGCGACGCGGCCACCATTGCCGCGGCCGTGCGGGCGGCACTGCCGCCCGAGGCCACCCTGCTCGGCTTCTCGCCGGAGTCGGTCGCCGTTGCCGTGAGGCGCTCACTGGCCCACGCCAGCAGCTGGCGCGACTACGACTGGCAGCTCATCCACGCCAAGGCCGTGCCGCCGGTGATGCAGATGGCGCTCGACGAGGTCCTGGCCGTCGAGGTGGGCGAGGGTCGTCGCCAGCCCACCCTGCGCATCTGGGAATGGAACGAGCCCGCCGTCGTCATCGGCAGCTTCCAGTCGCTCAAGAACGAGGTCGACGCTGTCAACGCCGAGAAGCACGGCTTCACCGTGGTGCGCCGGGTGAGCGGTGGCGGCGCGATGTTCATGGAGGCCGGCTCCGTGATCACCTATTCGATCTATGCGCCCACCGAACTCGTGCACGGCATGACCTTCGCCGACTCCTACGCCTTCCTCGACGAATGGGTCATCACGGCCCTCAAGTCGCTTGGCATCGACGCCCACTACCAGCCGCTCAACGACATCACGAGCCCCACCGGCAAGATCGGCGGGGCCGCGCAGAAGCGTCTCGGAAGCGGCGCTGTGCTGCACCACGTCACCATGAGCTACGACATGGACGGCGAGAAGATGGTGCAGGTGCTGCGCATCGGCCGGGAGAAGCTCAGCGACAAGGGCATCACCAGCGCCGCCAAGCGCGTGGATCCGTTGCGCAGCCAGACCGGGCTCAGCCGGGCCGAGATCATCGACCGCATGAAGCAGACCTTCACGAGCCTGTACGGGGCCACGCCGGGAGATATCACCGACGAGGAATATGCCAAGGCCGCCGACCTGGTCGAGAGCAAATTCAGCACCGACGAATGGATCGGCCGCGTTCCCTGA
- a CDS encoding GNAT family N-acetyltransferase — MTTDELTTDGSGARVEHEPEVSRYTLWQDGEPVGLADYRIVGEELRFTHTEVDPARRDHGLASILVEQALDDVRTRTDFTVVADCPFVADWIDSHAEYQDLLSRGR; from the coding sequence ATGACGACCGACGAATTGACGACAGACGGATCCGGCGCTCGGGTGGAGCACGAGCCCGAGGTCTCTCGCTACACCCTCTGGCAGGATGGCGAGCCCGTCGGCCTGGCCGACTACCGCATCGTGGGCGAGGAGCTGCGCTTCACCCACACCGAGGTGGATCCGGCCCGGCGCGATCACGGCCTGGCGAGCATCCTGGTGGAGCAGGCGCTGGACGACGTGCGCACCCGCACGGATTTCACCGTGGTGGCGGATTGCCCGTTCGTCGCCGACTGGATCGACTCGCACGCCGAGTACCAGGACCTGCTGAGTCGCGGCCGCTAG
- a CDS encoding DNA-methyltransferase: protein MPNAWTQASPSRVIEADNLEVLPTLPDGAFTLIYLDPPFNTGRSQKRQATTSVRSTQASGAHAAGTITGFKGQRYERIKGDLLGYDDQFEDYWAFLEPRLIEAWRLLADDGTLYLHLDYREAHYAKVLLDALFGRECFLNELIWAYDYGAKSKNRWPTKHDTILVYVKNPKSYYFDSSTVDREPYMAPGLVTPEKVAKGKLPTDVWWHTIVSPTGKEKTGYPTQKPVGILRRMIQASSREGDWVLDFFAGSGTTGAVAAALGRRFLLIDQNPESLAVMHERLGGLPEVDFVDAERETRLGA from the coding sequence ATGCCAAACGCGTGGACTCAGGCCTCTCCCAGCAGGGTCATCGAGGCCGACAACCTCGAGGTGCTGCCGACGCTTCCCGACGGGGCGTTCACGCTCATCTACCTCGACCCGCCGTTCAACACCGGCCGGTCGCAGAAGCGGCAGGCCACCACGTCGGTGCGCAGCACCCAGGCCAGCGGCGCGCACGCGGCCGGCACCATCACGGGTTTCAAGGGCCAGAGGTACGAGCGCATCAAGGGTGACCTGCTCGGCTACGACGACCAGTTCGAGGACTACTGGGCGTTCCTCGAGCCCCGGCTGATCGAGGCCTGGCGGCTGCTCGCCGACGACGGCACGCTCTACCTGCACCTCGACTACCGCGAGGCGCACTACGCCAAGGTGCTGCTCGACGCCCTCTTCGGCCGGGAGTGCTTCCTCAACGAGCTCATCTGGGCCTACGATTACGGCGCCAAGTCGAAGAACCGCTGGCCCACCAAGCACGACACGATCCTGGTCTACGTGAAGAACCCCAAGAGCTACTACTTCGACTCCAGCACGGTCGACCGCGAGCCGTACATGGCCCCGGGCCTGGTGACGCCCGAGAAGGTGGCCAAGGGCAAGCTGCCCACGGATGTCTGGTGGCACACCATCGTCTCGCCCACGGGCAAGGAGAAGACCGGGTATCCCACGCAGAAGCCCGTGGGCATCCTGCGCCGCATGATCCAGGCGTCCAGCCGTGAGGGCGACTGGGTGCTGGACTTCTTCGCCGGCAGCGGCACCACGGGCGCCGTCGCGGCCGCGCTCGGCCGCCGCTTCCTGCTCATCGACCAGAACCCGGAATCCCTCGCCGTGATGCACGAGCGGCTCGGCGGGCTCCCCGAGGTCGATTTCGTCGACGCGGAGCGGGAGACAAGACTGGGAGCATGA
- a CDS encoding LLM class F420-dependent oxidoreductase has product MRLRIFTEPQQGASYDDILAVAQATETLGFDAFFRSDHYLAMGDHVSGLPGPTDAWTTLAGLARETERIRLGTLVSSVTYRPPGILAIQVAQVDQMSKGRVELGLGTGWFEQEHLAYGIPFPAKRFGMLEEQLEIVTGLWETPVGQTYSFTGEHYTLVDSPALPKPSQARVPVIVGGGGAKRTPAMAARFATEFNLPFPEFADIPGKFAGVRRACEAVGRDPRELVYSTALIAVAGADEAEFARRAAAVGREPGELREHGIAGTTSEIVDRLGALAEDGVECVYLQIMDLADLDHLDFIAREVVPQLG; this is encoded by the coding sequence ATGAGACTCCGCATCTTCACCGAGCCCCAGCAGGGTGCCAGCTACGACGACATCCTCGCGGTCGCGCAGGCCACCGAGACGCTCGGCTTCGACGCCTTCTTCCGCTCCGACCACTACCTCGCGATGGGCGATCACGTCTCGGGGCTGCCGGGGCCGACGGATGCCTGGACCACGCTGGCCGGTCTCGCCCGCGAGACCGAGCGCATCCGGCTCGGTACCCTGGTGTCGTCGGTCACCTACCGGCCGCCGGGGATCCTGGCGATCCAGGTGGCCCAGGTGGACCAGATGTCGAAGGGCCGCGTGGAGTTGGGCCTGGGCACCGGCTGGTTCGAACAGGAGCACCTGGCCTATGGGATCCCCTTCCCGGCGAAGCGGTTCGGCATGCTCGAGGAGCAGCTCGAGATCGTGACCGGCCTCTGGGAGACCCCGGTGGGCCAGACCTACAGCTTCACCGGTGAGCACTACACGCTCGTCGACTCGCCCGCCCTGCCCAAGCCCAGCCAGGCTCGCGTGCCCGTGATCGTGGGCGGCGGCGGTGCCAAGCGCACCCCGGCGATGGCCGCGCGGTTCGCCACCGAGTTCAACCTGCCGTTCCCGGAGTTCGCCGACATCCCGGGCAAGTTCGCCGGGGTGCGCCGGGCCTGCGAAGCGGTGGGCCGCGACCCCCGCGAGCTGGTCTACTCGACCGCGCTCATCGCGGTTGCCGGAGCTGACGAGGCCGAGTTCGCGCGCCGGGCCGCGGCCGTGGGCCGCGAGCCCGGGGAGCTGCGCGAACACGGTATCGCCGGAACCACGAGTGAGATCGTCGACCGGCTCGGCGCGCTCGCCGAGGACGGCGTGGAGTGCGTCTACCTGCAGATCATGGACCTGGCCGACCTCGACCACCTGGACTTCATCGCGCGCGAGGTCGTGCCGCAGCTGGGCTGA
- a CDS encoding LacI family DNA-binding transcriptional regulator: MTLGTRSARPPQPTLEMVAAAAGVSRATVSRVVNGSPKVRPEVVESVQAAIEQLNYVPNRAARSLASHQTQSVALVVPEDMTKFFGDPYFAAVVQGITQRLDESDYTLNLLVASSDPRHKTMRYLRSGNVDGALVISHHTGDDFVANLESTMPVVFGGRPTNHSGADNYFVDVDNVAGAISGVQHLIDIGRHRVGTITGPVDMPAGIDRLNGFRHALGQAGLPADAVEHGDFTAAGAAAATRRLLERSPDIDALFVASDLMAVGSMAVLAELGRAVPRDIAVVAFDDSPAALSGPISLTTVSQPSKEMGFAMADLLLRLLAGDDAVPHHNIMPTRLVLRDSA; encoded by the coding sequence ATGACATTGGGAACCCGGAGTGCGCGGCCGCCCCAGCCGACCCTCGAGATGGTGGCCGCCGCCGCGGGCGTGTCCCGAGCCACGGTCAGCCGGGTCGTCAACGGCTCGCCGAAGGTGCGGCCCGAGGTCGTGGAGTCGGTGCAGGCGGCCATCGAGCAGCTCAACTACGTGCCCAACCGGGCCGCCCGATCGCTGGCCAGCCACCAGACGCAGTCCGTCGCGCTGGTCGTGCCCGAAGATATGACCAAGTTCTTCGGCGACCCCTACTTCGCCGCCGTCGTGCAGGGCATCACGCAGCGCCTCGACGAGAGCGACTACACGCTCAACCTGCTCGTCGCCTCGAGCGACCCCCGGCACAAGACCATGCGCTACCTGCGCTCGGGTAACGTCGACGGCGCCCTGGTGATCTCGCACCACACCGGTGACGATTTTGTGGCCAACCTCGAATCCACCATGCCCGTGGTCTTCGGTGGCCGGCCCACCAACCACTCCGGCGCCGACAACTACTTCGTCGACGTCGACAACGTCGCGGGTGCGATCAGCGGCGTGCAGCACCTCATCGACATCGGCCGGCACCGAGTCGGCACCATCACCGGCCCCGTCGACATGCCCGCCGGCATCGACCGCCTCAACGGGTTCCGCCACGCTCTGGGCCAGGCCGGGCTGCCCGCGGATGCCGTGGAGCACGGTGACTTCACGGCCGCCGGCGCCGCCGCCGCCACCCGCCGCCTGCTGGAGCGCAGCCCCGACATCGACGCCCTCTTCGTGGCCAGCGACCTGATGGCCGTGGGCTCCATGGCTGTGCTGGCCGAACTGGGCCGGGCCGTTCCGCGGGACATCGCGGTGGTGGCCTTCGACGACAGCCCGGCCGCGCTCTCCGGCCCGATCTCGCTCACCACGGTGAGCCAGCCGTCCAAGGAGATGGGCTTCGCCATGGCCGACCTGCTGCTGCGCCTACTGGCCGGCGACGACGCCGTGCCGCACCACAACATCATGCCGACCCGCCTGGTGCTGCGCGACTCAGCCTGA
- a CDS encoding ABC transporter substrate-binding protein: MKFSQRTKVGAAVACAASFALIATGCSSAGTDNASGDNPIELTVTTFGSMGMADLYAEYEAANPGITIKANNIDTGGNARTDAFTKIAAGSGLSDVTAVEEGWLGSIMDVSDQFVDLSDYGADKIKDRWVPWKLAQGTDADGRIIGYGTDIGPEGLCYNSKAFAAAGLPTDRAEVAAALGGADATWDSYFALGEQYQKATGKAWFDQSGFIWNSMVNQMDEGYYTADGELNVVDNADLKAAWTKLATADSKGLSAAQTQWDWNKGASFTDGTFATFMCPGWMLGVVQGQVETAGGDATGATAGWDFADVFPGGATNWGGTFLTVPTQSKHPQEAADLAAWLTDADQQVAEFKAQGPFPSVTAAQMDPALAEATGVSAFFNDAPIADILTKRADGVKAQFKGPDDSTIQEQVFGPSAISLDQGVSGDKAWDDAMTLFDQLITNK; the protein is encoded by the coding sequence GTGAAGTTCTCACAACGCACCAAGGTTGGGGCCGCAGTAGCCTGCGCCGCATCCTTCGCCCTGATCGCGACCGGCTGTTCCTCGGCCGGCACCGACAACGCATCAGGCGACAACCCCATCGAGTTGACCGTCACCACGTTCGGCAGCATGGGAATGGCCGACCTCTACGCAGAGTACGAGGCCGCCAACCCGGGCATCACGATCAAGGCCAACAACATCGACACGGGTGGCAACGCTCGCACGGATGCGTTCACCAAGATCGCCGCCGGCAGCGGACTGTCCGACGTCACCGCCGTGGAAGAGGGCTGGCTCGGCTCGATCATGGACGTGTCTGACCAGTTCGTCGATCTCTCCGACTATGGCGCAGACAAGATCAAGGACCGCTGGGTTCCGTGGAAGCTCGCCCAGGGCACCGACGCGGACGGCCGCATCATCGGCTACGGCACCGACATCGGCCCGGAGGGCCTGTGCTACAACAGCAAGGCTTTCGCCGCAGCGGGGCTCCCGACCGACCGCGCCGAAGTTGCCGCAGCACTCGGCGGCGCCGACGCCACCTGGGACAGCTACTTCGCCCTCGGCGAGCAGTACCAGAAGGCAACCGGCAAGGCCTGGTTCGACCAGTCCGGCTTCATCTGGAACTCCATGGTGAACCAGATGGACGAGGGCTACTACACCGCGGATGGCGAGCTCAACGTCGTTGACAACGCCGACCTCAAGGCAGCCTGGACGAAGCTGGCAACAGCCGACAGCAAGGGCCTCTCCGCCGCGCAGACCCAGTGGGACTGGAACAAGGGTGCGTCGTTCACCGACGGAACCTTCGCGACCTTCATGTGCCCGGGCTGGATGCTCGGAGTCGTCCAGGGCCAGGTTGAGACCGCCGGCGGCGACGCCACCGGCGCGACCGCAGGCTGGGACTTCGCCGACGTCTTCCCCGGCGGTGCAACCAACTGGGGTGGAACCTTCCTGACCGTTCCGACGCAGTCCAAGCACCCGCAGGAAGCCGCTGACCTGGCAGCCTGGTTGACCGACGCTGACCAGCAGGTCGCCGAGTTCAAGGCGCAGGGCCCGTTCCCGAGCGTCACCGCAGCCCAGATGGATCCCGCTCTTGCTGAAGCAACCGGCGTTTCCGCGTTCTTCAACGACGCGCCGATCGCCGACATCCTCACCAAGCGTGCCGACGGAGTGAAGGCCCAGTTCAAGGGCCCGGACGACTCGACGATCCAGGAGCAGGTCTTCGGCCCGTCCGCGATCTCGCTCGACCAGGGTGTCTCAGGCGACAAGGCCTGGGATGACGCCATGACGCTGTTCGACCAGCTCATCACCAACAAGTAG
- a CDS encoding carbohydrate ABC transporter permease produces the protein MTRTLEPEISAPAPLKRPGRASALTYKHKLSRLDVKLSPYLYISPFFVLFGLVGLFPLIYTFVVSLNNWNLLSGPGEWVGFDNYTAELADPLFWNSLFNTMSIFLLSSIPQLVVATAIAAILDQNLRAKTFWRMSVLIPYVVTPVAVALIFSSMFSEQSGLVNHLLSFVGVDPIGWKTDVLPSHLAIAGMVNWRWTGYNALILLAAMQSVPRDIHESAALDGAGFVRRFFSITLPSIRPTMIFVIITATIGGLQIFTEPRLYDATSTTAGGAHRQFQTTVLYLWEMAFQRQNFGKASAVAFILFLIIVAFGLLNFLISQRIATTDSRSDVKKAKRELARTLRDSAKEPRA, from the coding sequence ATGACACGAACACTCGAACCAGAGATCAGCGCTCCCGCTCCTCTCAAGCGCCCCGGTCGCGCGAGCGCCCTCACCTATAAGCACAAGCTGAGCCGTCTCGACGTCAAGCTCTCGCCGTACCTGTACATCTCGCCGTTTTTCGTGCTGTTCGGTCTCGTGGGACTGTTCCCGCTGATTTACACCTTCGTGGTGTCCCTCAACAACTGGAATCTGCTCAGCGGGCCGGGGGAGTGGGTCGGCTTCGACAACTACACCGCGGAACTCGCGGACCCGTTGTTCTGGAATTCCCTGTTCAACACCATGAGCATCTTCCTGCTCTCGAGCATCCCGCAGCTCGTCGTCGCCACGGCCATCGCCGCGATCCTCGACCAGAACCTGCGCGCCAAGACCTTCTGGCGCATGAGCGTGCTCATCCCCTACGTCGTCACACCGGTCGCCGTCGCCCTGATCTTCTCCAGCATGTTCAGCGAGCAGAGCGGACTGGTGAACCACCTGCTCAGCTTCGTCGGCGTGGACCCCATCGGCTGGAAGACGGATGTGCTGCCCAGCCACCTGGCCATCGCCGGCATGGTGAACTGGCGGTGGACCGGCTACAACGCGCTCATCCTGCTCGCCGCGATGCAGTCCGTTCCGCGTGACATCCACGAATCCGCCGCCCTCGACGGGGCCGGCTTCGTACGCCGGTTCTTCTCGATCACGCTGCCCAGCATCCGCCCCACCATGATCTTCGTGATCATCACCGCCACCATCGGCGGACTGCAGATCTTCACCGAGCCGCGCCTCTACGACGCAACCAGCACCACCGCGGGAGGAGCGCACCGGCAATTCCAAACCACGGTGCTCTACCTCTGGGAGATGGCATTCCAGAGGCAGAACTTCGGCAAGGCATCAGCCGTGGCCTTCATCCTCTTCCTCATCATCGTGGCGTTCGGCCTGCTCAACTTCCTGATCTCGCAGCGGATCGCGACGACGGACAGTCGCTCCGATGTCAAAAAAGCCAAACGCGAGCTCGCCCGAACGCTCCGAGACAGCGCAAAGGAGCCCCGCGCATGA